A window from Sphingobium sp. EM0848 encodes these proteins:
- a CDS encoding error-prone DNA polymerase, translated as MARYVELQVTSHFSFLRGASSPEQLFSAAALLGHKALGLADWGSVAGVVRGWDAQKATSVRMIAGARIDLTDGRALLLYPTDRPAWSRLTRLLSIGKARGGKGCCLLDWADVTAHAEGQIAILVPDEPDSVTRAHLDDVRTAFGSRAHMALALRRRPDDIARLHKLDAMARATGVRSVATGDILYHSPDFRPLQDVMTAIREKTTIDGLGFRRERYMDRNLKLPEEMERRFSAFPDAIQASADIADRCRFDLGEIQYQYPYEQVMEGRTAQQALAALTSQAAARMFPDGLPTPYTKQIHHELRLIDQLGYAPYFLTVHSIVAESRRRGILCQGRGSAANSCVCYMLGITSIDPIKHELLFERFVSGERKEPPDIDVDFEHERREEIIQWIYETYGRTRSALTAVVTRYRTRGAVAEVGKALGLPRDLTKMLTGLVWGWSMDGITDEQIASVNLNADDHRLKLTLELSRQLIGTPRHLSQHPGGFVLTQDRLDDLVPIEPARMEDRQIIEWDKDDIDALKFMKVDVLGLGMLGCMNRAFNLLEEHKGVRVGMADLQDDDPAVYAMIQRADTLGVFQIESRAQMSMLPRIKPKEFYDLVIEVAIVRPGPIQGDMVHPYLRRREGKEVPEYPKPELEAVLKKTLGVPLFQEQAMKVAIVGAGFTPAEADQLRRAMATFKLTGGVSHFYDKLVNGMIARGYPKDFAERTFKQIEGFGSYGFPESHAASFAKIAYASCWMKHHHPDVFCAALLNAQPMGFYAPAQIVHDARNHGVEVRPVSINHSHWDCSLEPARGQYLAVRLGFRQVRGLANLHGAAIVGARGPAPFESVEEVWRRAGVPRAAIERLAEADAFACIAQDRRQGLWKVKGLGEAPLPLFAAADAREGKFSPEGREVPVTLQSMTEGREVVEDYRSLQLSLRNHPLSFLRPQLDAMRIARCADLKSIRNGRNIEVAGVILVRQRPGSAKGVLFVTIEDETGVAQGILWPDRFEIYRRQVMSASMIAMRGRLQKEGEVIHIICDRIIDHDEMLRSVGRMDFNVAPGRGDGASHDGGPDPRDPAFPNGRTLGSPPYRNAPAAPDDILPIRSHDFH; from the coding sequence ATGGCCCGCTATGTCGAACTCCAGGTGACGAGCCACTTCTCCTTTCTGCGCGGCGCCTCCTCTCCCGAGCAATTGTTCTCGGCCGCCGCCTTGCTCGGTCACAAGGCGCTCGGCCTTGCCGATTGGGGTAGCGTCGCGGGCGTGGTGCGCGGCTGGGACGCGCAGAAGGCGACTAGCGTCCGGATGATCGCAGGCGCGCGGATCGATCTCACCGATGGCCGCGCCCTGCTCCTCTATCCGACCGATCGCCCCGCCTGGTCCCGCCTCACCCGGCTGCTCTCGATCGGCAAGGCGCGCGGCGGCAAGGGCTGCTGCCTCCTCGACTGGGCCGACGTCACCGCTCATGCCGAGGGACAGATTGCCATCCTCGTGCCCGATGAGCCGGACAGCGTCACGCGCGCCCACCTGGACGACGTCCGAACGGCGTTCGGATCGCGCGCCCATATGGCGCTCGCGCTGCGCCGCCGCCCCGACGACATCGCCCGCCTTCACAAGCTGGATGCCATGGCGAGGGCCACTGGCGTGCGCAGCGTCGCGACCGGCGACATCCTCTACCATTCACCCGATTTCCGGCCGCTCCAGGATGTGATGACCGCGATCCGCGAGAAGACGACGATCGATGGCCTGGGGTTCAGGCGCGAGCGCTACATGGATCGGAACCTCAAATTGCCTGAGGAGATGGAGCGGCGCTTTTCGGCCTTTCCCGATGCGATCCAGGCGAGCGCTGACATCGCCGACCGATGCCGGTTCGATCTGGGCGAAATCCAGTATCAATATCCCTATGAGCAGGTGATGGAGGGCCGCACCGCGCAGCAGGCACTCGCGGCCCTGACAAGCCAGGCCGCAGCCCGGATGTTTCCCGACGGCCTGCCGACGCCCTATACCAAGCAGATCCACCATGAACTGCGATTGATCGACCAGCTCGGTTACGCACCCTATTTTCTGACGGTACATTCGATTGTCGCGGAAAGCCGTCGGCGCGGCATTCTTTGCCAGGGTCGCGGGTCGGCGGCGAACAGCTGTGTGTGCTATATGCTCGGCATCACCTCGATCGATCCGATCAAGCATGAGTTGCTGTTCGAACGGTTCGTCTCGGGCGAGCGCAAGGAGCCGCCCGATATCGACGTCGATTTCGAGCACGAACGGCGTGAAGAGATCATCCAGTGGATCTATGAGACCTATGGCCGCACCCGCTCGGCGCTGACGGCCGTGGTCACCCGTTATCGCACGCGCGGCGCGGTCGCGGAGGTGGGCAAGGCGCTGGGGCTCCCCCGTGATCTTACCAAGATGCTGACCGGCCTCGTCTGGGGCTGGTCGATGGACGGCATCACCGATGAGCAGATTGCGAGCGTCAATTTGAATGCCGATGACCATCGGCTCAAGCTGACGCTGGAACTGTCCCGCCAACTCATCGGCACACCGCGCCATCTATCCCAACATCCCGGTGGCTTCGTGCTCACCCAGGATCGTCTCGACGATCTCGTACCTATCGAACCAGCGCGGATGGAAGATCGCCAAATCATAGAATGGGACAAGGATGACATTGATGCGCTGAAATTCATGAAGGTCGACGTGCTGGGCCTCGGCATGCTGGGCTGCATGAACCGCGCCTTCAACCTGCTCGAGGAGCATAAGGGCGTCCGAGTCGGCATGGCCGATCTTCAGGACGATGATCCCGCCGTCTATGCCATGATCCAGCGGGCCGATACGCTGGGCGTCTTCCAGATCGAGAGCCGCGCGCAGATGTCGATGCTGCCGCGGATCAAGCCCAAGGAATTCTACGATCTCGTCATCGAGGTCGCGATCGTCCGTCCCGGCCCGATCCAGGGCGACATGGTCCATCCCTATCTGCGCCGCCGGGAAGGCAAGGAGGTGCCTGAATATCCCAAGCCTGAGCTCGAAGCGGTCCTCAAGAAGACGCTGGGCGTACCGCTCTTCCAGGAACAGGCGATGAAGGTCGCGATCGTGGGTGCCGGGTTCACGCCCGCCGAGGCCGATCAGCTTCGCCGCGCGATGGCCACCTTCAAGCTCACCGGCGGGGTCAGCCACTTCTACGACAAGCTGGTGAATGGCATGATCGCGCGGGGATACCCCAAGGATTTTGCCGAGCGGACCTTCAAGCAGATCGAGGGGTTCGGCAGCTACGGCTTTCCTGAAAGCCATGCGGCGAGCTTCGCCAAGATCGCCTATGCCTCCTGTTGGATGAAGCATCATCATCCCGATGTCTTCTGTGCCGCACTCTTGAACGCCCAGCCCATGGGTTTCTACGCGCCCGCCCAGATCGTGCACGATGCGCGCAATCATGGCGTCGAGGTCCGGCCGGTCTCGATCAATCATAGCCACTGGGATTGCTCGCTCGAACCGGCGCGCGGGCAATATCTGGCGGTGCGCCTGGGGTTCCGGCAGGTGCGAGGACTCGCCAATCTCCATGGCGCCGCCATCGTCGGTGCGCGCGGCCCTGCCCCGTTCGAGAGCGTCGAGGAGGTCTGGCGCCGCGCGGGCGTGCCGCGCGCCGCGATCGAGCGGCTTGCCGAGGCCGACGCCTTTGCCTGCATCGCGCAGGATCGGCGTCAGGGCCTGTGGAAGGTCAAGGGCCTGGGCGAAGCACCCCTTCCCCTCTTCGCGGCCGCGGACGCGCGCGAGGGCAAATTCTCGCCCGAAGGCCGGGAGGTTCCGGTTACCCTCCAATCCATGACCGAAGGCCGCGAGGTGGTGGAAGATTATCGCTCGCTCCAGCTCTCGCTTCGCAATCATCCGCTGAGCTTCCTGCGCCCCCAGCTCGACGCCATGCGGATCGCGCGCTGCGCCGACCTCAAGTCGATCCGCAATGGTCGCAATATCGAGGTGGCCGGCGTCATACTGGTGCGTCAGCGGCCTGGCTCAGCGAAGGGCGTATTATTCGTCACCATCGAGGACGAAACCGGGGTCGCCCAAGGCATTCTGTGGCCCGATCGGTTCGAAATCTACCGGCGGCAGGTCATGTCCGCCTCCATGATCGCGATGCGCGGACGGCTCCAGAAAGAAGGCGAGGTTATTCACATCATCTGCGATCGGATCATCGACCATGACGAGATGCTGCGCTCCGTGGGCCGCATGGACTTCAATGTCGCGCCGGGTCGGGGCGACGGCGCGAGCCATGACGGTGGTCCTGATCCGCGCGATCCGGCCTTCCCCAACGGGCGGACGCTTGGGTCACCGCCCTATCGTAATGCACCAGCGGCGCCGGACGACATTCTGCCGATTCGGAGCCATGACTTTCATTAA